A genomic segment from Stenotrophomonas maltophilia encodes:
- a CDS encoding CopL family metal-binding regulatory protein, translated as MSLASTLLRVVLMLSLLLNGLNAAMASGHEDMGRMAHAVAAAVDGGAPDCHHHAGMQADPAPQAKSPAHDAHCQIKDCVRSCAQHPLLVVQPLPFMAGPALSLAPQPMPATGRPAPPLPPISRPPIG; from the coding sequence ATGTCCCTGGCCTCGACCCTGCTCCGCGTCGTGCTCATGCTCAGCCTGTTGCTCAACGGGCTGAACGCGGCCATGGCCAGTGGTCACGAAGACATGGGCCGGATGGCGCACGCCGTGGCCGCCGCTGTTGATGGCGGCGCCCCCGACTGCCACCACCACGCCGGCATGCAGGCCGACCCGGCCCCGCAGGCCAAGTCCCCGGCCCACGACGCCCACTGCCAGATCAAGGACTGCGTACGCAGCTGCGCCCAGCACCCGCTGCTGGTGGTGCAGCCGTTGCCGTTCATGGCCGGACCGGCGCTGTCGCTGGCCCCGCAGCCGATGCCGGCCACCGGTCGGCCGGCGCCGCCGCTGCCGCCGATCTCTCGCCCTCCCATCGGCTGA
- a CDS encoding Dps family protein, which translates to MAKTKSTTKAKTGKQKLAAAAPSAPNIDIGITQGDRKKIADGLSRFQADAFTLYLKTHNFHWNVTGSMFNSLHTMFETQYTEQWAALDDVAERIRALGFNAPGSYREFAALTSIAEEPGLTDSADWREMVRQLVVANEAVCRTAREVLDVAAKGDDAPTEDLMTQRLQTHEKYAWMLRSLLQ; encoded by the coding sequence ATGGCGAAGACCAAGAGCACGACCAAGGCCAAGACCGGCAAGCAGAAGCTTGCAGCGGCGGCACCGTCGGCGCCGAACATCGATATCGGGATCACCCAGGGCGACCGCAAGAAGATCGCCGACGGTCTGTCGCGCTTCCAGGCCGATGCGTTCACGCTCTACCTGAAGACGCACAACTTCCACTGGAACGTGACCGGGTCGATGTTCAACTCGCTGCACACCATGTTCGAGACGCAGTACACCGAGCAGTGGGCGGCACTGGACGATGTGGCCGAGCGCATCCGCGCGCTGGGCTTCAATGCCCCGGGCTCCTACCGGGAATTCGCTGCGCTGACCTCGATCGCCGAGGAACCGGGCCTGACCGACAGTGCGGACTGGCGTGAAATGGTACGCCAGTTGGTGGTCGCCAACGAAGCGGTCTGCCGTACGGCGCGTGAAGTACTGGACGTTGCGGCCAAGGGTGACGACGCCCCGACCGAGGATCTTATGACCCAGCGCCTGCAGACGCACGAGAAGTACGCCTGGATGCTGCGTTCCCTGCTCCAGTAA
- the hrpA gene encoding ATP-dependent RNA helicase HrpA: protein MNSIDKNPSPRLRQQRVAIDGAMSRDRGRLLGMLSRCQAKPQDAALAATFEQALQASVQRRMTRAQQQPSITLDPQLPIAREADAIIGLIRDHQVVVIAGETGSGKTTQLPKLCLAAGRGQAGMIGCTQPRRIAARAVASRVAQELQSELGQLVGYQVRFNDKVSEDSRIKFMTDGILLAEIASDRWLSNYDTIIVDEAHERSLNIDFLLGYLKQLLRKRPDLKLIVTSATIDTERFAQHFDNAPVISVEGRTYPVEVRYRALEGEGEDQGERTVNDAIVSAIDEITRLDARGDVLIFLPGEREIRDAHQSLERRKYRNTEVLPLYARLSNQDQDRVFNPGPNRRIVLATNVAETSLTVPRIRYVVDPGFARVKRYSPRNKLDRLHIEPISQASANQRKGRCGRIAEGICYRLYAEADFQARPEFTDPEIRRSSLAGVILRMLQLGLGRIEEFPFLEAPDERAVADGWQQLTELGAIDAERRMTTIGKQMARLPVDVKLARMLVAAQAAGCLRPMLVIASFLGIQDPRERPPEARGAADSAHAQFADGRSEFVGVLRLWDAYRQAHEDLTQSKLRDWCGRHFLGFLRMREWRELHRQLRLLCEELGWKEEASDASMAPLLAGSSAPAPARDDAAAVKATRGQLHRAARLAREGKAEAAPAPVAVRAQKEQAPVGGGFSERVRAAAYQTLHRALVAGLPMQIGHRTEKGDFQAPRQRRFLPFPGSALSKRPPPWLLVANLLDTQKVWGMTLAAIEPDWVIAELPHLLLRKHFDPHWSRAQGQVLASEQISLFGLVLAPKKPVHYGRIEPGEAHDIFVRQALVTGEINTRASFVADNQKVLEIAREEEAKLRRAGIVADEDWQARWYLDRVPAQIHSAAGLDTWWKGLAPEQRKTLHWSLVDLLPGEGSEQERYPKYLALGQARLPLHYRFEPGADDDGVTLDVPLHLLNALDPVQLGWLAPGFVADKASALIRSLPKAMRRNYVPAPDFGRAFYEAFPQPSADAITGELARFLSRATGATVTALDFEPGSIEPHLHMNLRLRDEQGKVLATSRDLDALRAKFGGRAGDAFAARAGREMAADGLRTFPATPVPLQVPGEAGVPAYPALLDEGDSVALRIFADRQQAQEAHPLGVRRLLEIALAEKVKQARKQLPVGAKTGLLYAAIESQERLRGDLVDAAMNAVLAEGLEDIRDAAAFEQRREHAAKALFGEAMSRLKLAESILALVAELKPMLEAPLMGWARGNLDDMEAQLVGLIHPGFLRDTPADALAQYPRYLKAMILRTERAKRDPPRDQARMLELHPFLEALEVGEQQGLRERPQWQALRWDLEELRVSLFAQELGARTGISAKKLAQRVTALRQA, encoded by the coding sequence ATGAACTCTATCGATAAAAATCCATCGCCCCGCCTGCGCCAACAGCGCGTCGCCATCGACGGCGCCATGAGCCGCGACCGGGGCCGTTTGCTGGGGATGCTCTCGCGTTGCCAGGCCAAGCCACAGGATGCGGCACTGGCCGCCACCTTCGAGCAGGCCTTGCAGGCGTCGGTGCAGCGCCGGATGACACGGGCGCAGCAGCAGCCGTCCATTACTCTGGACCCGCAGCTGCCGATTGCGCGTGAAGCCGATGCCATCATCGGGCTGATCCGCGACCACCAGGTCGTGGTGATCGCTGGTGAAACCGGCTCGGGCAAGACCACCCAGCTGCCGAAACTGTGCCTGGCCGCGGGCCGTGGCCAGGCCGGCATGATCGGCTGCACCCAGCCGCGACGGATTGCCGCACGTGCGGTGGCCAGCCGCGTGGCGCAGGAACTGCAGAGCGAACTGGGCCAGCTGGTCGGCTACCAGGTGCGCTTCAACGACAAGGTCAGCGAAGACAGCCGCATCAAGTTCATGACCGACGGCATCCTGCTGGCGGAGATCGCCAGTGACCGTTGGTTGTCGAACTACGACACGATCATCGTCGACGAGGCGCACGAACGCAGCCTCAATATCGACTTCCTGCTGGGCTACCTGAAGCAGCTGCTGCGCAAGCGCCCGGACCTGAAGCTGATCGTCACCTCGGCCACCATCGACACCGAACGCTTCGCCCAGCATTTCGACAATGCGCCGGTGATCAGCGTTGAAGGCCGCACCTACCCGGTGGAAGTGCGCTATCGCGCGCTGGAAGGCGAGGGCGAAGACCAGGGCGAACGCACCGTCAACGACGCCATCGTGTCGGCCATCGACGAGATCACCCGCCTGGATGCGCGCGGCGACGTGCTGATCTTCCTGCCGGGCGAACGCGAGATCCGCGATGCGCACCAGTCGCTGGAGCGCCGCAAGTACCGTAATACCGAGGTACTGCCGCTGTACGCGCGCCTGTCCAACCAGGACCAGGACCGCGTGTTCAACCCTGGCCCGAACCGGCGCATCGTGCTGGCCACCAACGTGGCGGAAACCTCGCTGACGGTGCCGCGCATCCGTTACGTGGTCGATCCGGGCTTTGCCCGCGTCAAGCGCTACAGTCCGCGCAACAAGCTGGACCGCCTGCACATCGAGCCGATCTCGCAGGCCAGCGCCAACCAGCGCAAGGGCCGCTGCGGACGTATCGCCGAGGGCATCTGTTACCGCTTGTACGCCGAGGCCGATTTCCAGGCGCGGCCGGAATTCACCGATCCGGAAATCCGCCGCTCCAGCCTGGCTGGGGTGATCCTGCGCATGCTGCAGCTGGGCCTGGGCCGCATCGAAGAGTTTCCGTTCCTGGAAGCGCCGGACGAGCGCGCGGTGGCCGATGGCTGGCAGCAACTGACCGAGCTGGGCGCGATCGACGCCGAGCGGCGCATGACCACCATCGGCAAGCAGATGGCACGCCTGCCGGTGGACGTGAAGCTGGCGCGCATGCTGGTCGCCGCGCAGGCCGCCGGCTGCCTGCGGCCGATGCTGGTGATCGCCTCGTTCCTGGGCATCCAGGACCCGCGCGAACGCCCGCCTGAAGCCCGCGGCGCGGCCGACAGCGCGCATGCGCAGTTCGCCGATGGACGTTCCGAGTTCGTCGGCGTGCTGCGCCTGTGGGATGCCTATCGGCAGGCCCATGAAGACCTGACCCAGTCCAAGCTGCGCGACTGGTGCGGCCGTCATTTCCTCGGCTTCCTTCGCATGCGCGAGTGGCGCGAGCTGCACCGCCAGCTGCGCCTGCTGTGCGAGGAACTGGGCTGGAAGGAAGAAGCCAGTGATGCCTCGATGGCGCCGCTGCTGGCCGGCAGCAGTGCACCGGCCCCGGCGCGTGATGATGCCGCCGCAGTGAAAGCCACCCGTGGCCAGCTGCACCGTGCCGCGCGCCTGGCCCGCGAAGGCAAGGCCGAAGCGGCGCCGGCGCCAGTGGCCGTGCGTGCACAGAAGGAACAGGCGCCGGTGGGCGGCGGTTTCAGCGAGCGCGTGCGTGCCGCTGCCTACCAGACCCTGCACCGCGCGCTGGTGGCAGGCCTGCCGATGCAGATCGGTCATCGCACCGAGAAGGGCGATTTCCAGGCGCCACGCCAGCGCCGTTTCCTGCCGTTCCCGGGTTCGGCGCTGTCCAAGCGGCCGCCGCCGTGGCTGCTGGTGGCCAATCTGCTGGATACGCAGAAGGTGTGGGGCATGACCCTGGCCGCGATCGAGCCGGACTGGGTCATCGCCGAGTTGCCGCACCTGCTGCTGCGCAAGCACTTCGACCCGCACTGGTCGCGCGCGCAGGGCCAGGTGCTGGCCTCCGAGCAGATCAGCCTGTTCGGCCTGGTGCTGGCACCGAAAAAGCCGGTGCACTACGGCCGCATCGAACCGGGCGAAGCGCATGACATCTTCGTGCGCCAGGCGCTGGTGACCGGCGAGATCAACACCCGCGCCAGTTTCGTGGCCGACAACCAGAAAGTGCTGGAGATCGCCCGCGAGGAAGAAGCCAAGCTGCGCCGCGCCGGCATCGTGGCCGACGAGGACTGGCAGGCGCGCTGGTACCTGGACCGGGTGCCGGCGCAGATCCATTCTGCCGCGGGTCTGGATACCTGGTGGAAGGGGCTGGCACCGGAACAGCGCAAGACCCTGCACTGGTCGCTGGTCGACCTGTTGCCGGGCGAGGGCAGCGAACAGGAGCGCTATCCGAAGTACCTGGCGCTGGGCCAGGCGCGGCTGCCGCTGCATTACCGCTTCGAGCCGGGGGCCGACGATGACGGCGTGACCCTGGACGTGCCGCTGCACCTGCTCAATGCGCTGGACCCGGTGCAACTGGGATGGCTGGCACCGGGCTTCGTTGCCGACAAGGCCTCGGCACTGATTCGCAGCCTGCCCAAGGCGATGCGTCGCAACTACGTGCCGGCGCCGGACTTCGGCCGCGCGTTCTACGAGGCGTTCCCGCAGCCCAGCGCCGATGCCATCACCGGGGAACTGGCGCGCTTCCTGTCACGCGCCACCGGCGCCACGGTGACCGCGCTCGATTTCGAACCCGGTTCGATCGAGCCGCACCTGCACATGAATCTGCGCCTGCGCGACGAACAGGGCAAGGTGCTGGCGACCTCGCGCGACCTCGATGCGTTGCGCGCGAAGTTCGGCGGCCGTGCCGGCGATGCCTTCGCTGCACGTGCCGGCCGCGAGATGGCGGCCGATGGCCTGCGCACGTTCCCGGCCACACCGGTTCCGCTGCAGGTGCCTGGTGAGGCCGGTGTACCGGCCTATCCGGCGTTGCTGGACGAGGGCGACAGCGTTGCGCTGCGCATCTTCGCCGATCGGCAGCAGGCGCAGGAGGCCCATCCGCTGGGCGTACGCCGCCTGCTGGAAATCGCCCTGGCCGAGAAGGTGAAGCAGGCACGCAAGCAGTTGCCGGTTGGGGCCAAGACCGGCCTGCTGTATGCCGCGATTGAGTCGCAGGAGCGCCTGCGCGGTGACCTGGTCGATGCGGCGATGAACGCAGTGCTGGCCGAGGGCCTGGAAGACATCCGCGATGCGGCGGCCTTCGAGCAGCGCCGCGAGCATGCCGCCAAGGCCCTGTTCGGTGAGGCGATGTCGCGACTGAAGCTGGCCGAAAGCATCCTGGCGCTGGTGGCGGAACTGAAGCCGATGCTGGAGGCGCCGTTGATGGGCTGGGCGCGCGGCAACCTGGACGATATGGAAGCGCAGCTGGTCGGCTTGATCCACCCCGGGTTCCTGCGTGATACGCCTGCCGATGCGCTGGCGCAGTACCCGCGCTACCTGAAGGCGATGATCCTGCGCACCGAGCGTGCCAAGCGTGATCCGCCGCGCGACCAGGCGCGCATGCTGGAACTGCATCCGTTCCTGGAGGCGCTGGAGGTGGGTGAGCAGCAGGGGCTGCGCGAGCGGCCGCAGTGGCAGGCCCTGCGCTGGGATCTGGAAGAACTGCGGGTATCGCTGTTCGCGCAGGAGTTGGGCGCACGTACCGGCATCTCAGCGAAGAAGCTGGCGCAGCGGGTGACCGCATTGCGCCAGGCGTGA
- the recQ gene encoding DNA helicase RecQ — protein sequence MASRPAHDLLQRVFGYDDFRGPQQDIVEHVAAGHDALVLMPTGGGKSLCYQVPALLRDGCGIVISPLIALMQDQVEALRQLGVRAEYLNSTLDAETAGRVERELLAGELDMLYVAPERLLTGRFLSLLSRSQIALFAIDEAHCVSQWGHDFRPEYRQLTVLHERWPQIPRIALTATADPPTQREIAERLDLQEARHFVSSFDRPNIRYTVVQKDNARKQLTDFLRSHRGEAGIVYCMSRRKVEETAEFLCGQGFNTLPYHAGLPPDVRANNQRRFLREDGIVMCATIAFGMGIDKPDVRFVAHTDLPKSMEGYYQETGRAGRDGEAAEAWLCYGLGDVVLLKQMIEQSEAGEERKQLERAKLDHLLGYCESMQCRRQVLLAGFGETYPKPCGNCDNCLTPPASWDATIPAQKALSCVYRSGQRFGVGHLIDILRGSENEKVRQQGHDKLSTYAIGRDLDARTWRSVFRQLVAASLLEVDSEGHGGLRLTDASRDVLTGRRQISMRRDPASSTSGRERSAQRTGLSVLPQDLALFNALRGLRAELAREQNVPAFVIFHDSTLRNIAEQRPTSLDELARVGGIGGTKLSRYGPRLVEIVREEG from the coding sequence ATGGCTTCCCGTCCCGCGCACGACCTGCTCCAACGCGTCTTTGGTTACGACGATTTCCGTGGTCCCCAGCAGGACATCGTGGAGCATGTGGCTGCCGGTCACGATGCCCTGGTGCTGATGCCCACCGGCGGCGGCAAGTCGCTGTGCTACCAGGTCCCGGCCCTGCTGCGTGACGGTTGCGGCATCGTCATCTCGCCGCTGATCGCGCTGATGCAGGACCAGGTCGAAGCCCTGCGCCAGCTCGGCGTGCGTGCCGAGTACCTGAATTCAACCCTTGATGCCGAGACTGCCGGCCGCGTCGAGCGCGAACTGCTCGCCGGCGAGCTGGACATGCTCTATGTCGCCCCGGAGCGACTGCTGACCGGTCGTTTCCTGTCGCTGCTGTCGCGCAGCCAGATCGCCCTGTTCGCCATCGACGAAGCGCACTGCGTGTCGCAGTGGGGCCATGATTTCCGCCCCGAGTACCGCCAGCTGACCGTGTTGCACGAGCGTTGGCCGCAGATCCCGCGGATCGCGCTGACCGCCACCGCTGATCCGCCGACCCAGCGCGAGATCGCCGAGCGCCTGGACCTGCAGGAAGCGCGACATTTCGTCAGCTCCTTCGACCGCCCCAACATCCGCTACACCGTGGTGCAGAAGGACAACGCGCGCAAGCAGCTGACCGATTTCCTGCGCAGCCACCGTGGCGAGGCCGGCATCGTCTACTGCATGTCACGGCGCAAGGTCGAGGAGACCGCTGAATTCCTCTGCGGCCAGGGCTTCAACACCCTGCCCTACCACGCCGGCCTGCCGCCGGACGTGCGCGCCAACAACCAGCGCCGCTTCCTGCGCGAAGACGGCATCGTGATGTGCGCCACCATCGCCTTCGGCATGGGCATCGACAAGCCGGACGTGCGCTTCGTCGCGCATACCGACCTGCCCAAGTCGATGGAAGGCTACTACCAGGAAACCGGCCGCGCCGGGCGCGATGGCGAGGCCGCCGAGGCATGGCTGTGCTACGGCCTGGGTGATGTGGTGCTGCTGAAGCAGATGATCGAGCAGTCCGAGGCCGGCGAAGAGCGCAAGCAGCTGGAGCGGGCCAAGCTCGACCATCTGCTGGGCTACTGCGAATCCATGCAATGCCGCCGCCAGGTGCTGCTGGCCGGCTTCGGCGAGACCTACCCCAAGCCCTGCGGCAACTGCGACAACTGCCTGACGCCGCCGGCCTCGTGGGACGCGACCATTCCGGCACAGAAGGCGCTGAGCTGCGTCTACCGCAGCGGCCAGCGCTTCGGCGTCGGCCACCTGATCGACATCCTGCGCGGCAGCGAGAACGAGAAGGTAAGGCAGCAGGGCCACGACAAGCTCAGCACCTATGCCATCGGTCGCGATCTGGATGCGCGCACCTGGCGCAGCGTGTTCCGCCAGCTGGTCGCCGCCAGCCTGCTGGAAGTGGACAGCGAGGGCCACGGCGGCCTTCGCCTGACCGACGCCAGCCGCGACGTGCTGACCGGTCGACGCCAGATCAGCATGCGCCGCGACCCGGCCAGCAGCACCAGCGGACGCGAGCGCAGTGCGCAGCGCACCGGGCTGTCGGTGCTGCCGCAGGACCTGGCCCTGTTCAACGCGCTGCGCGGCCTGCGCGCCGAACTGGCCCGCGAACAGAACGTACCGGCGTTCGTGATCTTCCACGACAGCACCCTGCGCAACATCGCCGAGCAGCGCCCGACGAGCCTGGATGAACTGGCCCGGGTCGGCGGCATCGGCGGCACCAAGCTGAGCCGCTATGGCCCGCGCCTGGTCGAGATCGTGCGCGAAGAAGGCTAG